In Scleropages formosus chromosome 10, fSclFor1.1, whole genome shotgun sequence, a single genomic region encodes these proteins:
- the dharma gene encoding dharma, translating to MGSPEVSNFSVEYLLRSKASDETPQYNGVRDDHLYRAQHPVDYGYLPHAAEPRRGSRSRSRTVFTEIQTQQLELLFSRTDYPTPDEREELARSTGLSHEVIRVWFKNRRARRKNQNAPGSPNTNPAEEARNERTNERS from the exons ATGGGATCTCCAGAAGTCTCCAACTTCTCCGTTGAGTATCTTCTGAGAAGTAAAGCTTCAGATGAGACTCCTCAGTACAATGGGGTCCGCGATGATCACCTGTACCGGGCTCAGCATCCAGTGGAT TACGGCTACCTGCCCCACGCCGCCGAGCCTCGGAGGGGAAGCCGTAGTCGAAGCCGGACAGTCTTCACGGAGATTCAGACCCAGCAGCTAGAGCTGCTCTTCAGCCGCACCGACTATCCGACGCCCGATGAGCGCGAAGAACTGGCCAGAAGCACCGGGCTCTCGCACGAGGTAATCCGG gTGTGGTTCAAAAATCGTCGCGCGCGAAGGAAGAACCAGAACGCGCCGGGGAGCCCGAACACGAACCCGGCAGAAGAGGCGCGAAACGAGCGAACGAACGAGCGCAGCTAG
- the clip3 gene encoding CAP-Gly domain-containing linker protein 3, with the protein MTKEENVEVEEAQTASDYHSLVLEPRKRPMVHPSAPAPLPKDYAFTFFDPNDPACQEILFDPHTTIPELFAIIRQWVPQVQHKIDTIGNEILKRGCHVNDRDGLTDMTLLHYSCKAGAHGVGDPAAALRLSSQLIALGADVSLRSRWTNMNALHYAAYFDVPELIRVLLKASKPKVLNSTCSDFNHGTALHIAASNLCLGAVKCLLEHGANPTVRNDKGLVPAEVVPDPMDMSLDKAEAAMVAKELKQLLLDAVPLSCNLPRATLPNYDNIPGNLMLSSLGLKLGDRVVLDDMKTGTLRFCGTTEFASGQWVGVELDEPEGKNDGSVGGVRYFICPPKHGIFAPVSKISKAVDQTPSSVTSTPRTPRMDFSRVTGKNKKEKKEKEKDKALRSKSVSVGSLDPDGVKVEVGDQVLVAGQKQGIVRFYGKTDFAPGYWFGVELEQPTGKHDGSVFGVRYFTCLPKYGVFAPPSRVQRIGGPKDSQNDGTLVKKVHQVTMSQPKRNFTAVRTPKDITSESSISRLLFCCWFPWMLRAEMQS; encoded by the exons ATGACAAAGGAGGAGAATGTAGAGGTAGAGGAGGCTCAGACAGCCTCTGACTACCACAGCCTGGTTTTGGAACCACGCAAGAGGCCTATGGTTCACCCATCTGCCCCAGCTCCACTCCCAAAGGACTATG ccttcaCATTCTTTGATCCAAATGACCCTGCATGTCAGGAAATCCTCTTTGACCCTCACACCACCATCCCAGAACTCTTTGCTATTATACGGCAATGGGTACCACAGGTGCAGCACAAAATTGACACAATTGGAAATGAG ATCTTAAAGAGAGGCTGTCATGTCAATGACCGTGATGGTCTTACAGACATGACCTTACTTCACTACAGCTGCAAGGCTGGGGCCCATGGAGTTG GTGACCCTGCCGCTGCTCTCCGGCTGTCCAGCCAGCTTATTGCCTTGGGCGCTGACGTTAGCCTTCGTAGCCGCTGGACCAACATGAATGCACTGCATTATGCAGCATATTTTGATGTGCCAGAACTTATCCGTGTCCTGCTTAAGGCATCCAAGCCTAAAG TGCTAAACTCCACTTGTAGTGACTTCAATCATGGGACTGCTCTTCATATTGCTGCCTCAAACCTGTGTCTCGGGGCTGTCAAGTGCCTGTTGGAGCATGGCGCCAATCCTACCGTCAGG AACGATAAGGGCCTAGttccagctgaggtggttccTGATCCTATGGACATGAGCCTGGACAAGGCAGAGGCAGCCATGGTGGCCAAGGAGCTGAAGCAGCTACTGTTGGATGCTGTACCACTTTCCTGCAATCTGCCTCGTGCTACGCTGCCCAACTATGACAATATTCCCGGAAACTTGATGCTCTCTTCTCTTGGGCTGAAGCTGGGTGACCGTGTCGTGTTGGATGATATGAAG ACAGGAACACTGCGGTTCTGTGGAACAACTGAATTTGCCAGTGGGCAGTGGGTGGGTGTGGAGCTGGATGAACCAGAAGGCAAAAATGATGGAAGTGTGGGCGGGGTACGCTATTTCATCTGCCCCCCAAAACATG GTATTTTTGCACCTGTTTCAAAAATTTCCAAAGCTGTTGATCAGACCCCATCATCAGTCACCTCCACCCCAAGGACTCCTCGCATGGACTTCTCACGAGTGACTGGCAAGaacaagaaggagaaaaaggagaaagaaaaagataaag CTCTGCGGAGCAAGTCTGTGTCTGTTGGAAGTTTGGACCCTGATGGAGTCAAGGTGGAAGTGGGTGACCAGGTGCTGGTAGCTGGACAGAAACAGGGAATTGTTCGTTTTTATGGCAAAACAGACTTTGCTCCAG gaTATTGGTTTGGCGTGGAGTTGGAACAACCAACAGGGAAACATGATGGATCTGTGTTTGGAGTTCGCTATTTCACCTGTCTGCCCAAGTATGGTGTTTTTGCACCACCATCCCGTGTGCAGAG AATTGGAGGACCCAAGGATTCCCAGAATGATGGTACACTGGTGAAGAAAGTTCATCAGGTTACCA TGTCCCAGCCCAAGCGTAACTTCACCGCAGTGAGAACGCCCAAGGATATCACGTCAGAAAGCTCCATATCAAG GTTGCTGTTCTGTTGCTGGTTCCCCTGGATGCTACGTGCTGAGATGCAGTCCTAA